The following proteins are encoded in a genomic region of Arachis ipaensis cultivar K30076 chromosome B02, Araip1.1, whole genome shotgun sequence:
- the LOC107623422 gene encoding hydroquinone glucosyltransferase: MENQQQQSTTTLVTMMPSPGMGHLIPMIEFAKRLTHNDNTINVHFIIPCDGPPSAAQTTVLRSLPATISHTFLPPISLSDLPSDTKIEPLISLTVVRSLSSLRRTLASLASSGHRVSALVVDLFGTDAFDVADDLNIPSYVYYPSTSMLLSFSFYLPQLDQMVQGEYRDLIEPVQIPGCVPVHGKDLTDPVQDRNDEAYKWLLHHVNRFKRAAGFIENSFLELEPGALNELQKAESGKPPVYPVGPLVNVENGRTGDKDHECLRWLDDQPRGSVLFVCFGSGGTLSSAQIDELALGLEKSGQRFLWVVRSPNDKVANASYFNAQSQADPFDFLPKGFVERTKGMGLVVSSWAPQAQVLAHESIGGFITHCGWNSILESVVNGVPLIAWPLYAEQKMNAVLVTEDTKVALRPKIGENGLVEKEEIASVVKSLMEGEEGKKLRHRMKDLKEAATKTLGENGASTKQIVELANKWKGQTSV; this comes from the coding sequence ATggaaaaccaacaacaacaatctACAACAACCTTAGTTACTATGATGCCAAGTCCTGGCATGGGACACCTTATTCCAATGATTGAGTTTGCCAAAAGGCTTACCCACAATGACAATACTATTAATGTTCATTTCATCATCCCTTGTGACGGCCCTCCTTCCGCCGCGCAAACCACCGTGCTCCGCTCCCTCCCGGCTACCATCTCCCACACTTTCCTCCCTCCAATTTCCCTCTCTGACCTCCCTTCAGACACCAAGATTGAGCCTCTTATCTCTCTCACCGTGGTTCGCTCCCTTTCTTCCTTACGTCGTACCCTCGCCTCCCTCGCCTCCTCCGGCCACCGTGTATCTGCCCTCGTCGTGGACCTCTTCGGCACCGACGCCTTCGACGTTGCCGATGACCTTAACATTCCCTCTTATGTGTACTACCCTTCAACTTCCATGCTCTTGTCCTTCTCCTTCTATTTACCACAATTAGACCAAATGGTTCAAGGTGAATATAGAGATCTAATTGAACCGGTTCAAATTCCGGGATGTGTTCCGGTTCATGGAAAGGACTTGACAGATCCGGTTCAAGACCGGAACGATGAAGCCTACAAGTGGTTACTCCACCATGTAAACCGGTTTAAAAGGGCAGCCGGATTTATAGAGAATAGTTTCCTTGAACTTGAACCGGGTGCTCTTAATGAGCTACAAAAGGCGGAATCAGGTAAGCCTCCGGTTTATCCGGTTGGACCATTGGTGAATGTTGAAAATGGTCGAACCGGTGATAAAGATCACGAGTGTTTGAGGTGGTTGGATGACCAGCCACGTGGCAGTGTTTTATTCGTTTGTTTCGGAAGTGGTGGGACCTTGTCTAGTGCCCAAATTGATGAGCTGGCACTAGGTTTGGAGAAAAGTGGACAAAGATTCTTGTGGGTTGTGAGAAGTCCAAATGACAAGGTTGCAAATGCATCTTATTTCAATGCTCAAAGCCAAGCTGACCCTTTTGACTTCTTGCCCAAAGGATTTGTTGAGAGAACTAAAGGGATGGGCCTAGTAGTATCATCTTGGGCCCCACAGGCCCAAGTCTTGGCCCATGAGTCCATTGGTGGGTTTATAACCCATTGTGGTTGGAACTCTATTTTAGAAAGTGTGGTCAATGGAGTACCCTTGATTGCATGGCCACTTTATGCTGAACAAAAAATGAATGCGGTTTTGGTCACCGAAGATACCAAGGTGGCATTGAGACCAAAAATTGGGGAAAATGGGTTGGtggaaaaagaagaaattgcTAGCGTTGTGAAGAGTTTAATGGAGGGTGAAGAGGGAAAGAAACTTCGTCATAGAATGAAGGATCTTAAAGAGGCAGCTACTAAAACTCTTGGAGAAAATGGAGCTTCAACAAAGCAAATTGTGGAGTTGGCTAACAAGTGGAAGGGTCAAACAAGTGTATAG